The genome window CGTGGTACAGATGTCGGACTGGTTTATAGCTGATTTGCAAAAGATAGCTCGAATATAAGGACCTTCATGGTGTAAATTCGAACAACCTTACATCCAATGTAAATATTGATTTAACTTACAATGCTCATGCGCCGCAAATGGGAAATCAATGTGCAATAATTAATGCCGAGGAATGGTACCATATCAAACGATCATTTAATTTTACCGTTCTTAACTTCATTTCCCGTATCCACAAAGTTATTATCTTAGTATGTCACTATCGAAAATTTCAACAGTTGGAGCAATTGCTTAAAATTTTTAAACCGGCGTCTATTGAACTGCAAAAGTATGTAGAACATTACTATGTTTTTGCAGCGCAAAGACCTGAAAATATAAGCTATATCGCATTCCCTCATATATATACAGGGCTTTCCTTTTTTCGTGATGTGCGTATCATCAGAGGCGACCACGAGATCCAAATCGAGGCACAGGAAAATGGCGGATCAGTGAACATAGAAATCTTAGGAAAATATCTAAAACCTGTCTTTGTTCATTATCGGGGTAGTTTTGAAGAGATCGCAGTTATATTTAAGCCTTTAGGGATCAATCCTTTCATCCGGGCAAATTCCGGAGATCTTACAAAGGAATTTTCCCAGGCTCTTGATCTTGAAGAATGGACTCAGCTTGCAATTACTCTTTTTACCAAAACAGCAACGGCTGACCGCATTCATATCCTTGATGAATTCTTGCTCGCCAATCTATTTAAACCGAGTGATGATTGGCTTTCCAGGGCACTGGATCTACTTGAGGATCACTCATCAAAGCCTACTATAGCAGAAATATCCCGATTGCTAAACATGAATCTTAAAACTTTTCAAAGGCAATTTCTGAAGAATATTGGGCGTACACCGAGCGAATATAAACGCATTGCCCGCTTTAGAAGTTCAATAAATACAAAGCTTCTTTCAGATGAGTTAAAAAGCTTGACTGAAATTACCTATGCCCATGAATATTATGACCAATCTTATTTCATAAGGGAGTTTAAAAAGCTTACAGCTTTGAACCCGCGCAGCTTTTTTAGGTCTATTACTATTCTTGATCGGGCAGGCATAATATGGGCAATCAGATAATGTCTTTTTAGTACAATTTTGTTTTTGTAGTAAGCTTCAACTTTATCAAAAAAAACAAAAATCATGGAACACACAAAGACGTGGAAAACCACAACGCCGGGTCAATACCTTTTTACCGTAAATCAAACAGAAATTGGGCGAATGACAATTGAACCTGGAACCATAAAAAGAAAAGCTATTATCGTTATCGGCGGAGAAAAATACCAGCTATTACAAACAGGATTCTGGAAAACCAGCGTCGGGATTCTCGATGACAAAGGAAACAATATAGGAAAGGTGTACGCTGAAAAATGGTATGCGGATGCAATGAGGCTTGATCTTTACCGGGAAACCTACAAATTGGTTTTCAGAAACAATCCGCTTGCTGAATTCGCTATCACCCAATGCGATCAGGACGTGCTTGCATATGGACTGAAGACGGGATCAGGAAATACCAGTCTCAAAATCACCTCCGCAGACCCTTCTGCGAATTACTTATTGGATTTTATTTTGTGGTATTGGTTTATTCCTGTAGCAATTGAGAATATTATAAGTTCAGACGGGATTTATGAAACTCACGCCAATGGTTAATTCATTATCTGAATTAACCAAAACCTTCAGCCTTTTGTCGGCATTATCACCGCACTGATATGAAGCATACAAAAAATGCCCATAATTTTCAACAGATGCGGTTAGGTAAATGATGGGGCTCGAACCCTAAACAACAAAGCCCGATATTTTCATACCAGGCTTTGTGTCGATTCTTAGATGTACTCAGAGCGGGAATCGAACCCGCACTCCGTTTACGGGAACAGGATTTTAAGTCCTGCGTGTCTACCAGTTCCACCATCTGAGCAGGTGATTAAACCTTTTAACAATAAATCCCTTCTTGTGAAAGGGATTTGAGCGAAAGACGAGATTCGAACTCGCGACCCCGACCTTGGCAAGGTCGTGCTCTACCAACTGAGCT of Mucilaginibacter xinganensis contains these proteins:
- a CDS encoding helix-turn-helix domain-containing protein, which codes for MEQLLKIFKPASIELQKYVEHYYVFAAQRPENISYIAFPHIYTGLSFFRDVRIIRGDHEIQIEAQENGGSVNIEILGKYLKPVFVHYRGSFEEIAVIFKPLGINPFIRANSGDLTKEFSQALDLEEWTQLAITLFTKTATADRIHILDEFLLANLFKPSDDWLSRALDLLEDHSSKPTIAEISRLLNMNLKTFQRQFLKNIGRTPSEYKRIARFRSSINTKLLSDELKSLTEITYAHEYYDQSYFIREFKKLTALNPRSFFRSITILDRAGIIWAIR